The proteins below are encoded in one region of Juglans microcarpa x Juglans regia isolate MS1-56 chromosome 4D, Jm3101_v1.0, whole genome shotgun sequence:
- the LOC121261083 gene encoding protein CHLOROPLAST IMPORT APPARATUS 2-like, with translation MSSCLSGGSGRTYALDLDIVKSPSTSSRTSQTSSPSSTLSESSNSPLTICTRKSRTPRKRPNQTYNEAAALLSTAYPNIFSTKNLTKPRKFTKQHDSFLDDSPELLLPFRVTDSSAFLLHQPIQEKPSFQIQSKVTNFCDKPCQSPGEVDFHASSLELCDGYDEDFDAESILDEEIEEGIDSIMGNLSVDTDMVDDFNAGSSYGSGQKISWYGNSIPVGLGFGGKFDLGFGMRINGGVRALRHVDEGNWWGFSIVDVHQISPRFHKASVSTEKKKKKKKKVEKLSVVELKEKELPRENSASPKPNSGLLLKLNFEEVLNAWSNRGSPFSDEILGSDMPGDDVSARLAQIDLFLDGGGLREASVLRYKEKRRTRLFSKKIRYQVRKVNADQRPRMKGRFVRRPNSSTNGQR, from the exons ATGTCTTCGTGTTTAAGCGGAGGCAGCGGTAgaacttatgcacttgacctcGACATCGTAAAATCTCCATCCACATCGAGTCGAACGTCGCAAACTTCTTCACCTTCTTCGACTCTCTCAGAATCGAGCAATTCTCCGCTCACAATTTGCACCCGAAAATCCAGAACTCCACGAAAGCGTCCGAATCAAACCTACAACGAGGCGGCAGCCCTCCTCTCCACAGCCTATCCCAACATCTTCTCTACTAAAAACCTCACAAAGCCTCGCAAATTTACCAAGCAACATGATTCTTTCTTAGACGATTCCCCAGAGTTGCTGCTGCCCTTTCGAGTCACCGACAGTTCTGCTTTCTTGCTTCACCAACCAATTCAAGAGAAGCCCagttttcaaattcaatccaaggTAACGAATTTTTGCGACAAACCCTGTCAAAGTCCAGGGGAAGTTGATTTCCATGCGAGTTCGTTGGAATTGTGTGATGGGTATGAtgaagattttgatgcagaATCGATTCTTGACGAAGAAATAGAAGAGGGAATCGATAGCATTATGGGAAATTTGAGTGTGGATACAGATATGGTAGATGACTTCAACGCTGGTTCCTCTTATGGCAGTGGCCAAAAGATTTCTTGGTACGGGAATTCAATTCCAGTGGGATTGGGTTTTGGTGGAAAATTCGACCTTGGGTTTGGAATGAGAATCAATGGAGGAGTGAGAGCGTTGAGGCACGTGGATGAGGGAAATTGGTGGGGTTTCTCCATTGTGGATGTGCATCAAATCTCTCCCAGATTTCACAAGGCTTCAGTTTCTaccgagaagaagaagaagaagaagaaaaaggtcgAGAAGTTGTCGGTCGTGGAGTTGAAGGAGAAGGAATTGCCCAGAGAGAATTCTGCATCCCCGAAACCCAATTCGGGATTATTGCTGAAGCTGAATTTTGAAGAGGTCTTGAACGCTTGGTCCAACCGGGGGTCTCCATTTTCTGACGAGATTTTAGGCTCCGACATGCCGGGGGATGATGTGTCC GCCAGGCTAGCGCAAATTGATTTGTTTTTGGATGGAGGCGGGCTGAGAGAAGCTAGCGTGCTACGGTACAAGGAAAAACGGCGTACACGACTCTTCTCTAAGAAAATCAGATATCAGGTCAGAAAAGTCAACGCTGATCAACGGCCTAGAATGAAG GGGCGCTTTGTTAGAAGGCCGAATTCTAGCACAAATGGTCAGAGATGA